In Streptomyces sp. NBC_00341, the DNA window TGCGGGCGTCGATCGCCAGCCGGCGGCCCACGGTGAACAGCCAGGGCCGCATCGACTCGTACGGGCCGTCGAACGCCTCCGGGTGCTGCCAGGCCCGCACGAGGGTCTCCTGGAGCAGATCCTCTGCCCGCTGCCGGTCGCCGAAGGTCAGACCGAGGAGGAAGTGGAACAGGGCCGGGCCGTGCTCACGCTGCAGATCCGCGAGGGCCCGCTCGTCGGTCGTCGTCGTGGTCATGGTGAACGCCCTTCCCCGCGGAGGTCCCTGCCGCCTCGCTGCTGACTCGCGTATACGAACGCATCCGCGCCCCTGGCAACAGGACAAACGCCGCCCCGTGCGACGAGCGGTCGCACGGAGCGGCGAATGGTGCGGTGAGCGGTCGGGCGGGCGTCGGAGCAGGGCGCGGGGTGCGAGGGCTTACGGGACTACGGTGACGGGCCAGCGCCCCGCCTTCACGAGGCGGACGGCCACCGAGCCGATGAAACGGTGGCCCGCCGACTCCGACGCGCCCACCACCACGGCATCCGCCTTGAGTTCGTCCGCCGCCGTCACCAGGCCGTTGTACGGATCACCGCGGAAGGTGTGGAACTCCCAGCGCACATCCCATATGTCCTTCATCCGCTCGGTCGACTCCCGGATCTCATTCACCAGACCCTCCGCGACCTCCCCGGTCGTATCACCGACCGGCGCACCGAGCGCGGCACCCGCGGGCAGCACGGGCTGTACGTAGACGAGGGCGAGCATGGCCCGCTGCCGACGGGCGAGCCCGGCGGCATAGGCCGCGGCACGCATGGACGACTCCGAACCGTCGAGGCCCGCGACGATCACTTTTGGGCCGTCTGTGCCACGTTCGAACTGGTGAGGCTGCTGGTCTGTCACGGCAGTGAGGCTATCCGCTGCCGTGCGGCCCGCCCGTCCGGGCTCTCGGCGGTCGGGACGCGTGGACGCCGGTTGCCACGGGCGGGCTCCCCCCATTGGGTGCAAAACCCCGCGTGACCGGTGTCGTTGAGGTGGGAGGGAGCCCGGACGTGCGAGCAGTTGGTCATGAAAAATGATCAGAGGCTGCCGATGCGCAGGACGCTGCTGAGGCTGGCCGCCGGACTGGGCGCGGCCTCCGTCGTGCGCCTGGTCGCCGCGGACACCGCAGGCACTCCCTTCCGGCGCCCCGCGGCGCCGTCCGACGCCGCGGCGGGGCCGCCCGCGGCCCTCCGGACCAAGCCGCTGTCCTATCGTCTGAGCCCCATGACAGCGAACACTCCGCCCCACTACCGCCCCGCGGCGCCGCCCGTCCGCACCCGGCCGTTCGAGAAGCTGCCCGACATCGGGCACGCCATGGTGCTGACCTTCGACGACGGCCCGGACCCGCTCTACACCCCGCACATCCTGGACACGCTGCGCGAACACGACGTACGGGCCATGTTCTTCCTCTGCGGTGAGATGGCCAACGACAACCAGGACCTGGTGCGCAGGATCTCCGACGACGGACACACGGTGGGCAATCACTCGTGGACGCATCCGCTGGTCACCAAGCTCTCCCGGGCGGGCATCACCGACGAACTGGGGCGCACCAGCGAGGTGATCGAGAAGATCACCGGCGCGCCGCCGCTCTGGTACCGGGCGCCCTACGGGGCCTGGAACCGCAATTCCTTCGAGATCGGCGCGGCGATGGGCATGGAACCGATGGCCTGGACGGTGGACACGCTGGACTGGACGGTTCCCGGCACCGACAGCATCGTCGACCGGGTCAGGGAGGGTGCCGCACCCGGCGTCGTGGTGCTGTCGCACGACGCGGGCGGCAACCGCTCGCAGAGCGTGGCCGCGCTGGGGCGGTATCTGCCCGAGCTGCTGGACGAGGGCTACCGGCTCACCGTGCCGCAGCGCCGCTGAGCCGCGCGCCGGCCGTTGCCCGGGGACGGGACCGCCCCCGGGCAGCGGTCGTCAGCGCGTCGCGACCAGCCGGGCGAAGACCACGACGTTGCCGTCGTAGCCATTGGCCTTGGTGAATCCGCCGCCGCAGGTGATGACCCGCAGTTCCGCCTTGCCGGTGTCGCCGTACACCCGGGCGCCGGGAAAGTCGTTCTTCTCGAAGACCTCGACCCCGTAGACCTCGAAGACGGCGACCCGGTCGTCGCTGCGGGTGATCTCGACGCGGTTGCCCTTCTTCAGCGAACCCAGGCTGTAGAAGACGGCCGGGCCCGCCTCGTTGTCCACGTGGCCGACGACGACCGAGGTGCCCAGCTGCCCCGGCGCGATGCCGTTCTGGTACCAGCCCGCGAGGTTGGGGTCCTGCGGGGGCGGCGTCTCGATCCAGCCGTCCGGGTCCAGGTTCACGTCGATGACCGGCGCGTCGACCTGGATCGAGGGGATGGCGACGCGGTCGACGGGGGCGTACGCCAGCGGTTTGACCACCGGCCCTGCCACGGGCGCCGCGGGCACTGCC includes these proteins:
- a CDS encoding class F sortase → MGRDNWHPERIRHSPWGALALVMLTGLALMRNGADLSPGPPQPVAATSVGHQVAVPAAPVAGPVVKPLAYAPVDRVAIPSIQVDAPVIDVNLDPDGWIETPPPQDPNLAGWYQNGIAPGQLGTSVVVGHVDNEAGPAVFYSLGSLKKGNRVEITRSDDRVAVFEVYGVEVFEKNDFPGARVYGDTGKAELRVITCGGGFTKANGYDGNVVVFARLVATR
- a CDS encoding universal stress protein; protein product: MTDQQPHQFERGTDGPKVIVAGLDGSESSMRAAAYAAGLARRQRAMLALVYVQPVLPAGAALGAPVGDTTGEVAEGLVNEIRESTERMKDIWDVRWEFHTFRGDPYNGLVTAADELKADAVVVGASESAGHRFIGSVAVRLVKAGRWPVTVVP
- a CDS encoding polysaccharide deacetylase family protein, whose product is MKNDQRLPMRRTLLRLAAGLGAASVVRLVAADTAGTPFRRPAAPSDAAAGPPAALRTKPLSYRLSPMTANTPPHYRPAAPPVRTRPFEKLPDIGHAMVLTFDDGPDPLYTPHILDTLREHDVRAMFFLCGEMANDNQDLVRRISDDGHTVGNHSWTHPLVTKLSRAGITDELGRTSEVIEKITGAPPLWYRAPYGAWNRNSFEIGAAMGMEPMAWTVDTLDWTVPGTDSIVDRVREGAAPGVVVLSHDAGGNRSQSVAALGRYLPELLDEGYRLTVPQRR